From Aedes albopictus strain Foshan chromosome 1, AalbF5, whole genome shotgun sequence, one genomic window encodes:
- the LOC134285635 gene encoding uncharacterized protein LOC134285635, whose translation MPTKDVKKTIGTLAEGVTKNQLNYAIKAANKKLFGSGVLSLGELEEWAAIKSRIPQDNRTAFVLDKDIDHANAKFRFLVSSRQLLSLVGELRIIAADCTFKTTLEGFPLLVVCMVDEMRHAHPIAFGCLSNQSASDYEFAFNCIHETCAKIGIKLDALEFFISDGETALKSAAKKVFGGIKTINCYFHLKQNLKKYFQKFKIQADLQSSISDGIDKLQIAPTQKHYESAVQLFMTDYDSVPGFTDFFAKYVNNSNFAGWHEAFAPGVPSTNNAVEAINKSIKYNALHRQKQTLATFKTLLLRLVETYGDPARLVHRHRVFGIQEQREAWRFLNSGKTTRPVRCGIHVYMFIPGSEREEVSMNEIRRFMVPKYTSFEDYKVDLNTIYRVSMPDENYMQWNCTCRIFFKNNICSHIVIAAVKQGLYQLPPEADPTIIGRKKPTGRPKKMSKALVIE comes from the exons ATGCCGACAAAAGACGTCAAGAAAACTATTGGAACACTGGCGGAGGGCGTGACGAAAAATCAACTCAATTATGCGATCAAGGCCGCGAACAAAAAACTTTTTGGAAGTGGAGTTCTTTCTCTAG GAGAGTTGGAGGAATGGGCTGCGATAAAATCCAGGATCCCACAAGATAACCGAACGGCGTTTGTCCTCGACAAGGACATTGACCATGCTAATGCAAAATTTCGTTTCCTCGTTTCTTCGCGGCAGTTGCTGTCTCTGGTGGGTGAGCTCCGCATCATTGCTGCTGATTGTACTTTTAAAACAACTTTGGAAGGATTCCCTCTTCTCGTGGTGTGCATGGTCGATGAAATGAGGCACGCACACCCCATTGCATTCGGGTGTTTATCGAATCAATCGGCCTCCGACTATGAGTTTGCGTTTAACTGCATTCACGAAACATGCGCCAAGATAGGCATCAAGCTGGACGCGTTGGAATTTTTCATCAGCGATGGCGAGACAGCTTTAAAATCAGCTGCCAAGAAGGTGTTTGGAGGCATCAAAACAATAAATTGCTATTTCCATctgaaacaaaatttgaaaaaatattttcaaaaattcaagaTTCAGGCAGACCTCCAATCATCCATTAGCGACGGCATTGATAAGCTTCAAATCGCACCCACACAAAAACACTACGAGAGTGCTGTGCAGTTGTTTATGACTGACTATGACAGCGTTCCAGGCTTTACAGATTTCTTCGCGAAATACGTAAACAATTCGAACTTTGCGGGATGGCACGAGGCCTTTGCCCCTGGCGTGCCGTCCACAAATAATGCTGTCGAAGCCATCAATAAATCAATCAAGTACAACGCCCTGCACAGACAAAAACAGACTTTAGCAACATTCAAAACATTGCTACTAAGATTGGTTGAAACGTACGGTGATCCGGCCAGACTAGTTCACCGCCATCGAGTTTTTGGAATACAAGAACAGCGAGAGGCATGGCGTTTCTTGAACAGTGGAAAAACAACAAGACCCGTGCGCTGTGGAATACACGTTTACATGTTTATACCCGGAAGCGAAAGAGAGGAGGTGAGCATGAATGAAATTCGACGTTTCATGGTACCAAAGTACACTTCGTTCGAAGATTACAAGGTAGACTTGAATACAATTTATCGGGTTTCTATGCCGGATGAAAACTACATGCAGTGGAACTGcacatgcaggattttttttaaaaacaacaTTTGTAGCCACATCGTAATAGCAGCTGTAAAGCAAGGCCTCTACCAGCTACCACCGGAGGCCGATCCAACAATAATTGGTCGAAAAAAACCGACGGGCCGtccaaaaaaaatgtcaaaagcgTTAGTCATAGAgtga